The following coding sequences are from one Oceanidesulfovibrio indonesiensis window:
- a CDS encoding TrkH family potassium uptake protein, whose protein sequence is MPPKRIVTPFSLPIYAFGLAAVLGALALSHPACLADGSIRPIDALFTATSAVCVTGLIVVDTGTFFTPLGQTVIMVLIQLGGLGIMTYTSLALILLRRRISMTDRLAVGQSLLHDPSFDLRRFIFLVISGSLVLEAVGCLALWALDPRGFHFFSAAFHSISAFCNAGFALQSDSLTRWHNDVGVNLVFMALITVGGLGFTVVNEIVHKAADKARGKKIGRFTFHTRTVLSTSAMLVLVGTGAIFLGELFGPAENGVPMHERLLHALFQSVTCRTAGFNTVDVGMMSNVALVFMMMLMYVGGSPGSAAGGAKTTTFRAVVGFVVSQMKGRPQTVVGNRALDQETMNKAITLTIVGGITVALATLVLSITESHLGAEGLHRGMFLELFFEVVSAFGTVGLSTGVTPKLTDTGRAIIIMLMFVGRLGPILFLTALQEWQTKPRYAWPEEGLMIG, encoded by the coding sequence ATGCCTCCGAAACGGATAGTCACCCCCTTTTCTCTGCCGATCTACGCCTTCGGACTCGCGGCTGTTCTGGGGGCGCTGGCTCTGAGCCACCCCGCCTGCCTCGCGGACGGCTCCATCCGGCCAATCGACGCACTGTTTACGGCCACGTCCGCGGTCTGCGTCACGGGTCTCATAGTGGTGGACACGGGCACCTTTTTCACACCGCTTGGCCAGACCGTCATCATGGTGCTCATCCAACTGGGCGGCCTGGGCATCATGACCTACACGAGCCTGGCGCTCATCCTGCTCCGGCGGCGCATCTCCATGACGGACCGCCTGGCCGTGGGACAGAGCCTGCTGCACGATCCGTCCTTCGACCTGCGGCGTTTCATCTTCCTCGTAATCAGCGGCTCGCTCGTGCTGGAGGCTGTGGGATGCCTGGCCCTTTGGGCGCTGGATCCCAGGGGATTCCACTTCTTTTCCGCCGCGTTCCATTCCATATCCGCGTTCTGCAACGCCGGCTTCGCCCTGCAGTCGGACAGCCTCACTCGCTGGCATAACGATGTGGGCGTGAACCTCGTTTTCATGGCGCTGATCACCGTGGGCGGTCTGGGATTCACCGTGGTCAACGAGATTGTCCACAAGGCGGCGGACAAAGCGCGCGGGAAGAAAATCGGCAGATTCACCTTCCACACGCGCACGGTGCTTTCCACCAGCGCCATGCTCGTGCTCGTGGGCACGGGCGCCATCTTTCTGGGCGAACTTTTCGGACCGGCGGAAAACGGCGTGCCCATGCACGAGCGATTGCTCCATGCACTGTTCCAGTCCGTCACGTGCCGTACGGCCGGGTTCAACACCGTGGACGTGGGCATGATGAGCAACGTGGCCCTGGTTTTCATGATGATGCTCATGTACGTGGGCGGGTCGCCCGGTTCCGCGGCCGGCGGCGCCAAAACCACCACGTTCCGCGCCGTGGTCGGCTTCGTGGTGTCGCAGATGAAGGGCCGACCACAGACAGTGGTGGGCAACCGCGCCCTGGACCAGGAGACCATGAACAAAGCCATCACGCTGACCATCGTGGGCGGAATAACGGTGGCCCTGGCGACCCTGGTGCTGTCCATTACCGAATCGCACCTGGGGGCGGAAGGTCTGCACCGGGGCATGTTCCTGGAGCTCTTTTTCGAAGTGGTCTCGGCCTTCGGCACGGTGGGGCTGTCCACCGGGGTCACGCCCAAGCTCACGGACACGGGCCGGGCGATCATCATCATGCTCATGTTCGTGGGCCGCCTCGGCCCCATCCTTTTCCTCACCGCCTTGCAGGAATGGCAGACGAAACCGCGCTACGCCTGGCCCGAGGAAGGGCTGATGATCGGCTGA
- the amt gene encoding ammonium transporter — protein MEQQLLDSFWILLAAALVFLMQPGFMCLESGLTRSKNSINVAIKNLADFAFSVLSFWILGYGLMFGASAAGWIGRDGFIHALGADSLASSFFFFQAMFCGTATTIFSGAVAERMRFSSYLITAGVLSTLIYPVFGHWAWNGLGTGELTGWLGAMGFVDFAGSTVVHSVGGWLALAALVVIGPRQGKFPKDGPPRDFTGSNLPLSVLGTLLLWFGWFGFNGGSTLALSAEVPGIIARTTLAGGAGAVSCLMTGWLLSRLPRVTYLINGSLGGLVAITANCHSVDAVDAVIIGAVAGWVCLASEWLLNRLRIDDAVSAVPVHLFCGIWGTLAVALFGDPELIGTGLAFMPQLFVQMLGIFAAFVAAFCFPLALLRVINRFHPLRVTPEQEDVGLNVSEHGARTELADLFQAMDEQVRSRDLALRVPVEPFTEVGHIAARYNQVMDALQEAVSRTEAVIRTAADAIISFGSDTLAIFSANPAAESMFGYSQPAFAGMPVTRLLGMDEPLAGNGKPPPILGSLLEGRRLELTAHRADGAAFPVEVVVTRTHAGNETFFVGSFRDISERRAAQQELAAAERNYRSIFENAVEGIFQSSEEGTYLRVNPALARIYGFDTPEEMVRRLRDIREQLYVEPDRRDQFLEIMRRDGVVASFESQIRRKDGRVIWISENARAVRDQEGRIAYFEGTVQDITARREAEEALRTSEIQYRSFFENSGTATLIIEDDTIIVYMNAEMEKLSGYSRREVEGRMPFTMLVQANDCDRMIEYHRGRRLVPDSAPRNYECEIVTKTGEVKTVFATVSMVPESSRSLACLTDVSDLKRAEADLGVQRAYFRQLFESSPLAIVLIDRHGKIVDLNRSFENLFGYCLDEVRNEYNRRIVVPESHMDEAEALSKEVFSGTAIHKESCRRHRNGRLIPVSILAYPVRIDGEIAGVYYLYEDISERKAFEQQLSHQAFHDPLTQLPNRALFLERLDSALKRSIRRKERNFAVLLIDMDRFKWVNDSLGHLAGDELLIGISRRLESCVRNVDTVARLGGDEFAILLEDFANHREVIQIAKRIKSVMQASFTLEGNEVVSSASIGIVLKTRDYASPDELLRDADIAMYRAKESGKNRFKIFSARMHKEAVRILRMENDLRRALQRDELTLHYQPLVDMNTGMVANFEALVRWNHPEQGLVMPGSFIHLAEETGLIIPLGHWVLEHSVRQLRRWDAAIPGAGDVGLSVNLSGKHLQQPDLVHFVARTLEQAEIEPHRLRLEITESALVQDTATSLERLLQLKALGVQLVIDDFGTGYSSLSYLQRFPVDVLKIDRSFVMSSHKEENAEIIRSIVTLAQSLGLCVVAEGVEEQAQFDRLKALACDYAQGYMFSRPLDADGARKLIGANFIINDSKDT, from the coding sequence ATGGAACAGCAGCTCCTCGACTCGTTCTGGATTCTCCTCGCCGCAGCGCTCGTCTTCCTCATGCAGCCCGGGTTCATGTGTCTGGAATCCGGCCTGACCCGCTCCAAAAACTCCATCAACGTCGCCATCAAGAATCTGGCGGATTTCGCTTTCTCCGTCCTGAGCTTCTGGATTCTGGGCTACGGCCTCATGTTCGGTGCCTCGGCCGCCGGCTGGATAGGCCGCGACGGCTTCATTCATGCGCTGGGCGCAGATTCCCTCGCCTCCTCCTTCTTCTTTTTCCAGGCCATGTTCTGCGGCACCGCCACCACCATATTCTCCGGCGCAGTGGCCGAGCGGATGCGCTTCTCCTCGTACCTCATCACAGCCGGCGTGCTCTCCACCCTTATCTACCCCGTGTTCGGCCACTGGGCCTGGAACGGCCTGGGCACAGGCGAGCTCACGGGCTGGCTCGGCGCAATGGGCTTCGTGGACTTCGCCGGCTCCACCGTGGTGCACAGCGTAGGCGGCTGGCTGGCCCTCGCCGCGCTCGTCGTCATCGGTCCGCGCCAGGGAAAATTTCCAAAAGACGGCCCGCCGCGGGATTTCACCGGCTCCAACCTGCCCCTTTCCGTGCTCGGCACGCTGCTGCTCTGGTTCGGCTGGTTCGGGTTCAACGGCGGCTCCACCCTGGCGCTCAGCGCCGAGGTCCCGGGCATCATCGCCCGCACCACGCTGGCCGGCGGCGCCGGCGCTGTTTCGTGTCTCATGACAGGTTGGCTGCTCTCCCGGCTTCCCAGAGTGACGTACCTCATCAACGGCTCCCTGGGCGGACTCGTTGCCATTACGGCCAACTGCCACAGCGTGGATGCGGTGGATGCCGTGATTATCGGCGCCGTGGCCGGCTGGGTCTGCCTCGCATCCGAATGGCTGCTGAACCGACTGCGCATAGACGACGCAGTATCCGCCGTGCCTGTGCACCTGTTCTGCGGCATCTGGGGCACTCTTGCCGTGGCGCTGTTCGGCGACCCGGAGCTGATCGGCACCGGCCTCGCGTTCATGCCGCAGCTTTTCGTGCAGATGCTCGGCATATTCGCGGCGTTCGTCGCGGCCTTCTGCTTTCCCCTGGCGCTCCTGCGGGTCATCAACCGCTTCCATCCCCTGCGCGTGACGCCGGAACAGGAGGACGTGGGCCTCAACGTCTCCGAGCACGGCGCAAGGACCGAGCTCGCCGATCTGTTCCAGGCCATGGACGAACAAGTCCGCTCCAGGGACCTCGCCCTGCGCGTGCCCGTGGAGCCTTTTACCGAAGTCGGCCACATCGCCGCGCGCTATAACCAGGTGATGGACGCGTTGCAGGAGGCGGTGTCCAGGACGGAAGCCGTCATCCGCACCGCCGCGGACGCGATCATCAGCTTCGGCAGCGACACCCTCGCCATATTTTCCGCCAACCCGGCGGCGGAATCCATGTTCGGCTACTCGCAACCCGCCTTTGCCGGCATGCCCGTGACCAGACTGCTGGGCATGGACGAACCGCTTGCCGGCAACGGCAAGCCTCCGCCGATTCTGGGCAGCCTGCTAGAAGGCAGACGCCTGGAACTGACCGCGCACCGCGCCGACGGAGCCGCGTTTCCTGTGGAAGTCGTCGTCACCCGCACCCATGCCGGAAACGAAACGTTTTTCGTGGGCTCGTTCCGGGACATCTCAGAGCGCAGGGCCGCCCAGCAGGAACTCGCCGCGGCCGAGCGCAACTATCGCAGCATCTTCGAGAACGCCGTGGAGGGCATCTTCCAGTCCTCGGAGGAAGGAACGTACCTGCGTGTGAACCCTGCACTTGCGCGCATTTACGGCTTCGACACGCCGGAGGAGATGGTGCGCCGGCTGCGGGACATCCGCGAGCAGCTGTACGTAGAGCCGGACCGCCGCGACCAGTTCCTGGAGATCATGCGCCGCGACGGCGTGGTCGCGTCTTTCGAGTCGCAGATACGTCGCAAGGACGGCCGCGTCATCTGGATTTCCGAAAACGCCAGGGCCGTGCGCGACCAGGAGGGCCGCATCGCCTACTTCGAAGGAACGGTGCAGGACATCACAGCCCGCAGGGAAGCCGAGGAAGCCCTGCGCACCTCGGAAATCCAGTACCGCAGCTTTTTCGAGAACAGCGGCACCGCCACCCTGATTATCGAAGACGACACCATCATCGTCTATATGAACGCCGAGATGGAGAAACTGTCCGGCTACTCCCGCCGGGAGGTGGAGGGCCGGATGCCGTTCACCATGCTGGTGCAGGCCAATGACTGCGACCGCATGATCGAGTACCACCGCGGCCGCAGGCTCGTGCCGGATTCCGCCCCGCGCAACTATGAATGCGAGATCGTAACCAAAACCGGCGAGGTGAAGACCGTGTTCGCCACGGTCTCCATGGTTCCGGAAAGCAGCCGCTCCCTGGCCTGCCTCACGGATGTCTCCGATCTGAAACGCGCCGAGGCCGATCTCGGCGTCCAGCGCGCGTACTTCCGCCAGCTGTTCGAAAGCTCCCCCCTGGCCATCGTGCTCATCGACAGGCACGGCAAGATAGTGGACCTGAACCGCTCCTTCGAGAACCTCTTCGGCTACTGCCTGGACGAGGTGCGCAACGAGTACAACCGCCGCATCGTTGTGCCGGAAAGCCACATGGACGAGGCCGAAGCGCTGAGCAAGGAGGTTTTCTCCGGGACCGCCATCCACAAGGAGTCCTGCCGCCGGCACCGGAACGGCCGGCTCATCCCGGTCTCCATTCTTGCCTATCCCGTGCGCATCGACGGCGAGATCGCAGGCGTCTACTATCTGTACGAGGACATCTCCGAGCGCAAGGCCTTCGAGCAGCAGCTCTCCCATCAGGCGTTCCACGATCCTCTCACCCAACTGCCCAACCGGGCCCTGTTCCTGGAGCGCTTGGACAGCGCCCTCAAGCGATCCATCCGGCGCAAGGAACGCAACTTCGCCGTGCTGCTCATAGACATGGACCGCTTCAAATGGGTCAACGACAGCCTCGGCCACCTCGCCGGAGACGAACTGCTCATCGGCATCTCCCGCAGGCTGGAATCCTGCGTGCGCAACGTGGACACCGTGGCCCGCCTCGGCGGCGACGAGTTCGCCATTCTGCTGGAAGACTTCGCCAACCACCGCGAGGTCATCCAGATCGCCAAGCGCATCAAGAGCGTGATGCAGGCGTCCTTTACCCTGGAAGGCAACGAGGTTGTCAGCTCCGCGTCCATCGGCATCGTGCTCAAGACCAGGGACTACGCCAGCCCGGACGAACTGCTGCGCGATGCGGACATCGCCATGTACCGCGCCAAGGAGTCCGGCAAGAACCGCTTCAAGATATTCTCTGCGCGGATGCACAAGGAGGCGGTGCGAATTCTGCGCATGGAGAACGATCTGCGCCGCGCACTCCAGCGCGACGAGCTCACCCTGCACTACCAGCCCCTGGTGGACATGAACACCGGCATGGTCGCGAACTTCGAGGCCCTGGTGCGCTGGAACCACCCGGAGCAGGGGCTCGTCATGCCGGGCTCGTTCATCCACCTTGCGGAAGAGACCGGACTGATCATCCCCCTGGGGCATTGGGTGCTGGAGCATTCGGTACGCCAACTGCGCAGGTGGGACGCCGCGATTCCCGGCGCCGGCGACGTGGGGCTCAGCGTGAATCTCTCCGGCAAGCACCTCCAGCAGCCGGATCTCGTGCACTTCGTGGCCCGCACCCTGGAGCAGGCGGAAATCGAACCGCACCGACTCCGGCTGGAGATCACGGAAAGCGCCCTGGTGCAGGACACGGCCACATCCCTCGAACGGCTCCTGCAGCTCAAGGCCCTCGGGGTGCAACTCGTCATCGACGACTTCGGCACCGGCTATTCGTCCCTCTCCTATCTCCAGCGCTTTCCCGTGGACGTGCTCAAGATCGACCGCTCCTTCGTCATGTCCTCGCACAAGGAGGAGAACGCCGAGATCATCCGCTCCATCGTCACCCTGGCCCAGTCCCTGGGCCTGTGCGTGGTGGCCGAAGGCGTGGAGGAACAGGCGCAGTTCGACCGCCTCAAGGCCCTGGCATGCGACTACGCCCAAGGATATATGTTTTCCAGACCGCTGGACGCCGATGGCGCACGCAAACTCATCGGCGCGAACTTCATAATAAATGACAGCAAGGACACGTGA
- a CDS encoding formyltransferase family protein codes for MLHELSREHSGTERINGAPATPRRTNTCERGARMDILFLGKHGDALCQAAAEFTAAAFESPTIIFASLGDPFPDELESWTGDYVFSYLCPWILPAEVLQGARRACLNFHPGPPEYPGAGCTNMALYHEAASYGVTCHHMIPQVDAGPIVEVRRFPVFQADTVLTLTRRCHAHIAAVFYDIVSLILLGEALPQSPEVWTRKAYTRKDLDALKVVTPEMDEREVARRIRATTYPGWDGARMELHGRRFYLEGAAPEPKDPS; via the coding sequence ATGCTGCACGAGCTCTCGCGCGAGCATTCCGGAACAGAGCGTATCAACGGAGCGCCGGCAACCCCACGTCGCACGAACACCTGTGAACGCGGAGCGCGAATGGATATCCTCTTTCTCGGCAAGCACGGCGACGCCCTGTGCCAGGCGGCCGCGGAATTCACGGCCGCGGCGTTCGAGTCGCCCACCATCATATTCGCTTCCCTTGGCGATCCCTTCCCGGACGAGCTGGAATCCTGGACCGGGGATTACGTCTTCTCCTACCTCTGCCCGTGGATCCTGCCGGCCGAGGTGCTGCAAGGCGCACGGCGCGCGTGCCTCAACTTCCATCCCGGCCCGCCCGAGTACCCCGGCGCCGGCTGCACCAACATGGCGCTTTACCACGAGGCGGCCTCCTACGGCGTGACCTGCCACCACATGATTCCCCAGGTGGACGCCGGCCCCATCGTGGAGGTCCGGCGCTTCCCCGTGTTTCAGGCGGATACGGTCCTCACCCTCACCCGGCGCTGCCATGCGCACATCGCCGCCGTGTTCTACGACATCGTCTCGCTCATCCTGCTCGGCGAGGCCCTGCCTCAGAGCCCGGAGGTCTGGACACGCAAGGCGTACACGCGCAAGGATCTCGACGCACTCAAGGTGGTGACCCCGGAGATGGACGAGCGCGAGGTGGCCCGCCGCATCCGGGCGACCACGTACCCCGGGTGGGACGGCGCGCGCATGGAACTTCATGGTCGCCGCTTCTACCTGGAAGGCGCAGCACCCGAACCAAAGGATCCATCGTGA
- a CDS encoding aminotransferase class I/II-fold pyridoxal phosphate-dependent enzyme: MRPSPFALERFFAEHEFTAPYLLCCSDCESVRVEELTSAAPDGLQGLLNLQLRYGDSHGEPALREAIAKLYETIEARNVLVFTGAEEAIFAFVHSMLDQGDHVITTTPAYQSLAELPRAGGCRVTGWPLLPQNGFAPDPDLPAREADASTRAIIVNFPHNPTGYLPSREFFANLAAFCAERSIILFSDEVYRYLEYDPATRLPAACDLSDTAVSLGVLSKSFGLPGLRVGWVATRNQQVLEAMAAMKDYLSICGSRPSEYLACLALHDPEKLVARNRRIVLENMSLLNGFFKRREDLFSWIRPAAGPLAFPEVVSPRLGGGAPPDAAVFAQRLLEETGVLVAPGALFGMPGPHFRVGFGRMDMRPALARLEAWVETVVPAS; the protein is encoded by the coding sequence ATGCGCCCTTCTCCCTTTGCCCTGGAACGATTTTTTGCGGAACACGAATTCACGGCACCCTATCTGCTCTGCTGCTCGGACTGCGAGTCCGTGCGCGTGGAGGAACTGACAAGCGCCGCGCCGGACGGCCTTCAGGGACTGCTCAACCTCCAGCTGCGCTACGGCGACTCCCACGGCGAGCCCGCCCTGCGCGAAGCCATCGCCAAACTGTACGAGACCATCGAAGCGCGCAACGTGCTCGTGTTCACCGGCGCGGAGGAGGCCATTTTCGCCTTCGTGCATTCCATGCTCGACCAGGGCGACCACGTGATAACAACCACGCCGGCCTACCAGTCTCTCGCCGAGTTGCCCCGCGCAGGCGGCTGCCGCGTCACGGGCTGGCCGCTCCTGCCCCAGAACGGCTTCGCCCCGGACCCGGACCTGCCGGCACGCGAGGCCGATGCGTCCACCCGCGCGATCATCGTGAACTTTCCGCACAATCCCACGGGGTACCTGCCCTCCCGGGAGTTCTTCGCGAACCTCGCCGCCTTCTGCGCCGAGCGCTCCATCATCCTCTTTTCGGACGAGGTCTACCGCTACCTGGAGTACGATCCGGCCACACGGCTGCCGGCCGCCTGCGACCTCTCCGACACGGCCGTGTCCCTGGGCGTGCTGTCCAAATCCTTCGGTCTGCCCGGCCTGCGGGTGGGCTGGGTGGCCACGCGCAACCAGCAGGTTCTGGAAGCCATGGCCGCCATGAAAGACTACCTCTCCATCTGCGGCAGCCGGCCCTCCGAATACCTGGCCTGCCTCGCCCTGCACGATCCGGAAAAGCTCGTCGCCCGCAATCGGCGGATCGTTCTCGAAAACATGTCTCTGCTCAACGGCTTCTTCAAACGCCGCGAGGATCTGTTCTCCTGGATCCGCCCGGCCGCCGGCCCCCTGGCATTTCCCGAGGTCGTGTCCCCCCGCCTGGGCGGCGGCGCCCCGCCGGACGCCGCGGTGTTCGCCCAGCGGTTGCTTGAGGAAACCGGCGTGCTCGTGGCGCCGGGCGCACTGTTCGGCATGCCGGGGCCGCACTTCCGCGTGGGCTTCGGCCGGATGGACATGCGCCCAGCCCTGGCGCGGCTGGAGGCATGGGTGGAGACCGTCGTTCCGGCATCCTGA
- a CDS encoding potassium channel family protein, producing the protein MANKLEVGVIGLGKFGMGMAEALVELGHSVVGVDKLESKVSAAREIMPQVFQADGTDRTALQQLGFDQFDYVVVSSGHSMEASILITLNLKELEVPHVWVKAMSEDHEKILHKLGADFVVFPERFVARQLAHRIGVPGLVQYLPLGGGMTLQELVVKEWDGKSLRDLDLTNKYGLQVVAVKGHDDTEYSFVPGADKILSEGDLLVTIGAEDSLSEIEP; encoded by the coding sequence ATGGCAAACAAGCTGGAAGTAGGCGTCATAGGGCTGGGCAAGTTCGGCATGGGCATGGCCGAGGCGCTGGTGGAACTCGGCCACAGCGTGGTGGGCGTGGACAAGCTGGAATCCAAGGTGAGCGCGGCGCGGGAGATCATGCCCCAGGTTTTCCAGGCCGACGGCACGGATCGAACGGCCCTGCAGCAGCTTGGCTTCGACCAGTTCGACTACGTCGTGGTCTCCAGCGGCCATTCCATGGAAGCATCCATTCTCATTACGCTGAACCTCAAGGAACTCGAAGTGCCGCACGTGTGGGTGAAGGCCATGAGCGAAGACCACGAGAAGATACTGCACAAGCTTGGCGCTGATTTCGTGGTCTTTCCCGAACGGTTCGTGGCCCGGCAGCTGGCGCACCGCATCGGCGTTCCGGGGTTGGTGCAGTACCTGCCGCTGGGCGGCGGCATGACGCTGCAGGAACTTGTGGTCAAGGAATGGGACGGCAAGTCCCTGCGGGATCTGGACCTGACGAACAAATACGGCCTCCAGGTGGTGGCCGTGAAAGGGCACGACGATACGGAGTACAGCTTCGTGCCGGGTGCGGACAAGATTCTCTCCGAAGGAGACCTCCTGGTGACCATCGGCGCCGAGGACAGTCTCTCGGAGATCGAACCGTAA